One genomic region from Lynx canadensis isolate LIC74 chromosome E1, mLynCan4.pri.v2, whole genome shotgun sequence encodes:
- the LOC115501468 gene encoding zinc finger HIT domain-containing protein 3 isoform X1 has protein sequence MASLNSSAVVCVICLEKPKYRCPACRVPYCSVGCFRKHKEECNPETRPIERKRSAVTAKTIKPAEDKDDDDSIADFLNSDEEEDRVSLQNLKNLGESAALRSLLLNPHLRQLMVSLDQGDNKAKLMRACMQEPLFVEFADCCLRIVEPSQDEDS, from the exons ATGGCGTCGCTGAATAGTAGCGCTGTCGTCTGCGTGATTTGCTTGGAGAAACCCAAATACCGCTGCCCCGCCTGCCGCGTGCCCTA CTGCTCCGTGGGATGTTTCCGGAAGCACAAAG AGGAGTGCAACCCTGAAACTCGTCCTATTGAGAGAAAAAGATCAGCTGTTACTGCAAAAACTATAAAGCCTGCAGAAGACAAAG ATGATGATGACTCTATAGCTGATTTTCTCAATAGTGATGAGGAAGAGGACAGAGTTTCTTTGCAGAATTTAAAGAATTTAG gGGAGTCTGCAGCATTAAGAAGCCTACTGCTCAATCCACACCTTAGACAGTTGATGGTCAGCCTCGATCAGGGGGATAACAAGGCAAAACTCATGAGGGCCTGCATGCAAGAACCCTTGTTTGTAGAGTTTGCTGACTGCTGTTTACGGATTGTGGAACCATCCCAGGATGAGGATTCTTAA
- the LOC115501468 gene encoding zinc finger HIT domain-containing protein 3 isoform X2 produces the protein MASLNSSAVVCVICLEKPKYRCPACRVPYCSVGCFRKHKDDDDSIADFLNSDEEEDRVSLQNLKNLGESAALRSLLLNPHLRQLMVSLDQGDNKAKLMRACMQEPLFVEFADCCLRIVEPSQDEDS, from the exons ATGGCGTCGCTGAATAGTAGCGCTGTCGTCTGCGTGATTTGCTTGGAGAAACCCAAATACCGCTGCCCCGCCTGCCGCGTGCCCTA CTGCTCCGTGGGATGTTTCCGGAAGCACAAAG ATGATGATGACTCTATAGCTGATTTTCTCAATAGTGATGAGGAAGAGGACAGAGTTTCTTTGCAGAATTTAAAGAATTTAG gGGAGTCTGCAGCATTAAGAAGCCTACTGCTCAATCCACACCTTAGACAGTTGATGGTCAGCCTCGATCAGGGGGATAACAAGGCAAAACTCATGAGGGCCTGCATGCAAGAACCCTTGTTTGTAGAGTTTGCTGACTGCTGTTTACGGATTGTGGAACCATCCCAGGATGAGGATTCTTAA